The region tattttaatctaatttcAAAAACTAATACATTAAGATTTCTGGTAATGAATAGCAACAAAGTAGCTGGTAATTTGATGCACAGCTGTATGatcataaagattaaaaaaaatattatattttactaCAAACTTACTGGCTGTGACACATTTAAAACcaattaaaggattttttttttttttgctcatttgtttttcctcacaaaTGCTGCCTTGTTTTTAACCTAGGAAATGAAGACACAATAtatggacataaaaaaaaatcacccttCCTAATGAGTCTGCAGCACTCTTTATAAAAGAAGTGATTAAAGAGCAACATCATCAATGATTTTTTAACATAGGCTGTAACCTGGATTTGTCACAtgaaccagaacattttaacAGACTGCAGTGTTGGTGTATCTGCATCCTGGCTCACATGTTGATAGAGataatatgttaaaataaataaaatatttaatatttacaaatatatctCTCAGTTTAACCATCTTCACTGTTTTGACAAATCTTTAGCATGAACCCAGTCAAATacaatacataatttatgtagatttATTAACGAATATATCTATGTAGCACCTAAAAAGCTTATTTATcgcattataaataaaatcaaaatctcCTTTTGTGGCATTTCAGAGATCTAGATTAAATTTATTGCTATCAACAGGTTCAAGCCCACTGCttcaaactgcaaaataataacCAAATTACATTAAACCTCTTATGTTCATTTCTACACTTCTTGAACTTCATTTTTCTTCGCTTTTTCTCCCTCTATAgaccttttgtttttgcaaactaTCTGCACCATTTCAAACAGTAGCTACTAGAacagccaaacatgccacacaATGTCTAAAACCATGTGCTATACCAAATGGTCCGTCTTTCATGCAATATAATGGCAAGAataagaagtagaaaaaaaaaacattttttttcacagaaacctCTAACGCCTTAGGAGACATTTTAcaagacacagaaaaacaaaactggagcaTGCTATAGATAACATCACATTCTAcctatttacatttaaaaccaaGTTCTCTGATTATCAGGCCTGACAAGTTCACAGTCATTTCAGAGAGAAAGcgaaagaaaaagatttgagTTCCACTTCTCTTTTCAGACTCTTCAGGAGTTAGTCACTACTTACACAAGTTTCAGTAAAAGTGAATTAGCCAGTTTTTTGAGAGATATGAAAAGATGTTAACTTGGTCACCGTCAACCCATTCCTAAATCCTGGTTTATGTATCTGCATATAAAAGAAATGATCCAGTTTGTCTTCGAAGTCACCGTTATCTACATTGGtcgttattatttttgtctgaagaGACCAGCTGAGCAAAGGCCGTGAGCTGTTTGAATACATCCTCTGCGGTGCAGGAGCAGACCTGCACGCAGTAATCAGGCATTAACACTTGGACCTTTTCTTCGTGTTTAACAATTTTCCAGATTTCTtcggcaaaaaataaaacaagctcatgAGCTTCTGTGGCATTTAGAATGAACGCGTGAGGGTGCCGCCTGATTCATGCAGGCTGACTAGCAGGTCATTGATCTTCTCCATGCTTTGAGAGACCTCCATGCTGCCCTGTGCGGTTGTCCCAGACTGGGACAGAGACTGGCTGAGCAGGGACTGGATGTGAGCCTCGCtctcctgctggttctgacccgacTGGCTGATTGCTATGATCTGATCTGAAACTGTGTTTCCAGGGCTGTTCATCAGCTGGCCACATCCTGCAAGAAGGGacagaaaaattcaaaacaaaataaccatatattataattaaatgacaaataaatattgttattatATCCATCTGCCAAACAGACATGATAAATACcttagaaaatgtattatttctctcataaaaacataatcatcCCTATTCACAAAGATTACATTCTATGGTTCATTTAACAGCATCATTTAAAGTGATGCTACTTTGTACAactattgattaaaaatacttgTTGTTCTATTAACTCATCGGTTTTGACAGGAGTTCACCTTGTTTATAACATCCTTACCATTCTGCATCCCGAAGATGAAAAGGCCCGGCTGCTGAGGCTGGCTGGGTTGACTGATGCTCCCGCTCACAGCGTGCTGGAACAAGCTTCCTGGCTGCTGGACAGGAGAGGAGGTGGTGGTCGGAAGGTTTCCCACGCCGTTCTGGGAGGCAAACATGGCTGACTGAGTGAGCTCGGGAACAGCCATCCCCCCCTGCATGGGAGGCATgttggatggagggatgaagagactcACTGGCTGCTCAGAGTGGTTGTTGGGGGTGCTGCCTAACTGCATTGGCTGCTGCTCCTGAAACATGACTTGCTGTGGTGAATTGGTGGGATTCCCTAAGGCCATGGGCTCAGGCTGATTCTGCTGATTGACACCCACCATATTGTCTTGGGAAAACAGCTGAGATGGGCTTTGGGACTCCTGGGAAACTAGACTGCTGGTGGTGAGAGGAGGCATTTGGCCTGGACTGGTAAAAATGAGGTTAGGGGCCTGTGGTTGTGTGGACAGGTTGTTGTTACAGAACATTAAGcctgcctgctgttgttgctgctggcCTGGAGAGAGAGTGTTTGGAGAGGAATGGGGGGAGATGCTCTGAAACATGGCTGGCTGCTGGGGCGGCTGTGTGAGCGGCGGAGGCTGTGGCGACTGCTGCTGCTCCATGGGGCTTCTCTGCTGCATGGGGGATATCTGGGCCTGGGTCTGAAATACTGACTGCGGTTCAGGAGAGGAGGATTGTAGAGCATTAAGGAAggccagctgctgctgttgctgctgctgctgttgttgttgttgctgctgctgagaaCCACCAGTTGTAAGCTGGGTGGACAGGGGTGTTTGGGGAAGGAAAAGCCCAGTGGGGGATTGCTGTTGCTCCTGAGACTGCAGCACTGTCATGGTGCTCTGGAACAGCGCGGCCTGGACTTGCTCCTGGGAAGCCTTCTGATACATTGATGACTGTGGATCTTGCGTCTCAGCCAGAGGACTGGGATTGTGGAACATGGTTGGTGAGGGATGGGTGGCGGTCTGCTGGAGGAAGCCGGTCTGCATGGAACAAAGGTCGTTCGCCTGCTGAAAAAGGGCAGCTTGCTGCTGCTgattctgctgctgttgctgttgatCCGATGGGTAAAGTGATGTCTGGTTGGTCACCACTCCTGATGGGGAACCTTGAAGGTCTGCGTTCTCGGCCTGGGCAGCATCCTGAAACATGCCACACTGCATCTGGATCTGAGACTGGAACAGTTGTTGCTGCAAGTTCTCCAaaacctgctgctgttgctgctgctgttggatttgctgctgttgttgctgctgaatCTGTTGAGTTTGGATCTGTTGCTGGTGCTGGAtgtgctgttgctgttgttgaatttgttgctgctgttgctgctgaatCTGCTGATTTTGGATCTGTTGCTGGTGTTGgatttgttgctgctgctgtttggctATCGAGTTGTCAGCCTGAATTGGTAAGTTACAGTATCCCTTAGCTTTAAGTTGTCTCACAGCTTCCTCCAGCTGAGCCACTTCATCTGGAGGGTAGAGCTGCAGCTGTGGCTGTGGCGGTGGGGGTGCCGGTTCAACACACAGCCTGCCAACTCCTCCAGAAGCGCTGCCGGACCTCTCTCGCATCAGACCATCTCTGGACTCTAAAAGGAACTGCTGGGAGCCTTGTGGGAGAAGAGACTCTGCAGGCAAAGGGAATGAGCTGCTGGGAGCAATATTCTGATTTTGGATGGTGCTTAACGGATCGACATTGGTAAAAGCAGCAGCCTGGGTTTCATCTGGATCGCCTGCAGGCTGAGGTAAGCTATTGCTGAAAACTAAGCTTTTATTTAGATGTGCTGTTGCTACATCTTGGGTCGGCTGGGGTGAGCGAAGATCACCGTTCTGGTGAAACACAAAGCGACAAAAGCACAAGTTAGGGGTTTTAAGTTATGTGTTATTATAAATGCGGAATCTAATTTCTAAAACATCGTTCACAAAAATAAGCTGTTCGGTGCAGTAAAGTACAAAGCAAACTAAACCAAGCCACCAAAAACGTGAATCAAACAGAGCATATATTAACTTCAATATACAAAAGCAGTTTATGGCTCAGTAATTCACCTTAAATACTCCAGAGGCCTGAAGGTTGTTTGTCACTTCCATTGGGGTGACATCTTCTCTCTTCACTAAAGGCAACATTGAAGGCATCAAGGCACTATCTACAGCTGTAGGAGTAACAGGATGGATGCCAAATGTTAATTTAGATGCTTTTTGTAatcaagataaagaaaaagagacaattAAAACCCTCTTCAATAAGTATTGaacttaaaaatctttttaaaaatatctcctTGACAGGCATAAAGCAACGATGATAAggttataattttaataaaaaggacTACTAACCTTTGAGTTGCTCTTCATAAGAACAGGTCTTCACTGGAGAGGGATTCTCTTTCTTTACAGGAATTTCATTTTGTACTGCAAGattgtctaaaataaaacaagataataGACAGTGACAGTAGCTAATTAGAACATGATTCACAGAGATTTGCTGTTTATATTAAAAACTTATTATTCAGATATTTCATTGTGCTACAAGAAGGAACCTTGAAATTAGTAAAACACTAGATAAATGTCAGTGCTACATAGGGATTTGCCTTTCAGAAAGGAGAGGAGCATTACACCTATTGAAAATCATTACTAACACTAAACTGTAGGTGGCAGTGTTGCCTAATATTAGGAAACACCTTAATAAGACTCaacactttattaatcccagaaaGGGATAATATGTTGCTAGTTACTCagtttagtgaaataaaaaaaaataaaaatataaataaatgaacagaacagaaaaaccAGTACCAGTAATAATTAGAATGCATAATTGAAGAATTTGATGAAAGACGAGGCACTCCAATCAaattcaaatagaaataaacaccATCTCTGTAGTCCattgcaaattaaaattatacaGAAATATTACTTCTGTATTAGCGTAATACTAATACAGTAATACTGCAGGAGCTGGCAGTGTTATAAAAAAGTTGCAAAGTTAAATGGCCACAGGTCTGAACATAAACTCAAGACACATTATTTAATACTAGTTGTAAAACCCATGTAGGTTTTACTTTGGGGGAGGGGGAAGGCTTAATAATATACAGTCTCTTGTTTCTTTAGCTGAACAAACCTGGATCTGGAGTGTAGGTGAATGGCTGAACATCATGGGACCTGCCAGCGTTTGTCACCACGTAGATCCCCACACAAACAGGAGAGGAGATGGCCAGGTTCTGATATGGGGG is a window of Xiphophorus maculatus strain JP 163 A chromosome 4, X_maculatus-5.0-male, whole genome shotgun sequence DNA encoding:
- the nfat5 gene encoding nuclear factor of activated T-cells 5 isoform X2, whose amino-acid sequence is MNGEFKSCHSHESVYDLLASELKLPPSTEQSPEVMSQKSDGEAGPLPSAPLASDALSSSLTTEGPRSAFPTSSSTTMHSSTSSSDQNAAHSRNVDSEDSRSSRVVPEIVGVVGGSGKSSNGDPAGGRGAASQDGQPHHQLTPSKRRTILNISPPPQDLFDDSHMSCQDAPAPLDSEQSNSIWMEDSISNFSIMSTSSYNDNTEVPRKARKRTPRQKPGPKAVRTVDASMDVFDADSAKAPHFVLSQLGPESKTSTKTSSDDSQTTNQKGGTLTMQFPSKCEGKELKILVQPETQHRARYLTEGSRGSVKDRTQQGFPTVKLEGVSEPVVLQVFVGNDTGRVKPHGFYQACRVTGRNTTACKEVDIDGTTVIEVTVDPSTNMTLAVDCVGILKLRNADVEARIGVAGSKKKSTRARLVFRVNIPRSDGSVLTLQTPSSPILCTQPAGLPEILKKSLHTGSVRGGEEVFIIGKNFLKDTKVIFQENVSDEKSWKSEAEIDMELFHQNHLIVKVPPYQNLAISSPVCVGIYVVTNAGRSHDVQPFTYTPDPDNLAVQNEIPVKKENPSPVKTCSYEEQLKAVDSALMPSMLPLVKREDVTPMEVTNNLQASGVFKNGDLRSPQPTQDVATAHLNKSLVFSNSLPQPAGDPDETQAAAFTNVDPLSTIQNQNIAPSSSFPLPAESLLPQGSQQFLLESRDGLMRERSGSASGGVGRLCVEPAPPPPQPQLQLYPPDEVAQLEEAVRQLKAKGYCNLPIQADNSIAKQQQQQIQHQQQIQNQQIQQQQQQQIQQQQQHIQHQQQIQTQQIQQQQQQQIQQQQQQQQVLENLQQQLFQSQIQMQCGMFQDAAQAENADLQGSPSGVVTNQTSLYPSDQQQQQQNQQQQAALFQQANDLCSMQTGFLQQTATHPSPTMFHNPSPLAETQDPQSSMYQKASQEQVQAALFQSTMTVLQSQEQQQSPTGLFLPQTPLSTQLTTGGSQQQQQQQQQQQQQQQLAFLNALQSSSPEPQSVFQTQAQISPMQQRSPMEQQQSPQPPPLTQPPQQPAMFQSISPHSSPNTLSPGQQQQQQAGLMFCNNNLSTQPQAPNLIFTSPGQMPPLTTSSLVSQESQSPSQLFSQDNMVGVNQQNQPEPMALGNPTNSPQQVMFQEQQPMQLGSTPNNHSEQPVSLFIPPSNMPPMQGGMAVPELTQSAMFASQNGVGNLPTTTSSPVQQPGSLFQHAVSGSISQPSQPQQPGLFIFGMQNGCGQLMNSPGNTVSDQIIAISQSGQNQQESEAHIQSLLSQSLSQSGTTAQGSMEVSQSMEKINDLLVSLHESGGTLTRSF
- the nfat5 gene encoding nuclear factor of activated T-cells 5 isoform X4; translated protein: MHSSTSSSDQNAAHSRNVDSEDSRSSRVVPEIVGVVGGSGKSSNGDPAGGRGAASQDGQPHHQLTPSKRRTILNISPPPQDLFDDSHMSCQDAPAPLDSEQSNSIWMEDSISNFSIMSTSSYNDNTEVPRKARKRTPRQKPGPKAVRTVDASMDVFDADSAKAPHFVLSQLGPESKTSTKTSSDDSQTTNQKGGTLTMQFPSKCEGKELKILVQPETQHRARYLTEGSRGSVKDRTQQGFPTVKLEGVSEPVVLQVFVGNDTGRVKPHGFYQACRVTGRNTTACKEVDIDGTTVIEVTVDPSTNMTLAVDCVGILKLRNADVEARIGVAGSKKKSTRARLVFRVNIPRSDGSVLTLQTPSSPILCTQPAGLPEILKKSLHTGSVRGGEEVFIIGKNFLKDTKVIFQENVSDEKSWKSEAEIDMELFHQNHLIVKVPPYQNLAISSPVCVGIYVVTNAGRSHDVQPFTYTPDPDNLAVQNEIPVKKENPSPVKTCSYEEQLKAVDSALMPSMLPLVKREDVTPMEVTNNLQASGVFKNGDLRSPQPTQDVATAHLNKSLVFSNSLPQPAGDPDETQAAAFTNVDPLSTIQNQNIAPSSSFPLPAESLLPQGSQQFLLESRDGLMRERSGSASGGVGRLCVEPAPPPPQPQLQLYPPDEVAQLEEAVRQLKAKGYCNLPIQADNSIAKQQQQQIQHQQQIQNQQIQQQQQQQIQQQQQHIQHQQQIQTQQIQQQQQQQIQQQQQQQQVLENLQQQLFQSQIQMQCGMFQDAAQAENADLQGSPSGVVTNQTSLYPSDQQQQQQNQQQQAALFQQANDLCSMQTGFLQQTATHPSPTMFHNPSPLAETQDPQSSMYQKASQEQVQAALFQSTMTVLQSQEQQQSPTGLFLPQTPLSTQLTTGGSQQQQQQQQQQQQQQQLAFLNALQSSSPEPQSVFQTQAQISPMQQRSPMEQQQSPQPPPLTQPPQQPAMFQSISPHSSPNTLSPGQQQQQQAGLMFCNNNLSTQPQAPNLIFTSPGQMPPLTTSSLVSQESQSPSQLFSQDNMVGVNQQNQPEPMALGNPTNSPQQVMFQEQQPMQLGSTPNNHSEQPVSLFIPPSNMPPMQGGMAVPELTQSAMFASQNGVGNLPTTTSSPVQQPGSLFQHAVSGSISQPSQPQQPGLFIFGMQNGCGQLMNSPGNTVSDQIIAISQSGQNQQESEAHIQSLLSQSLSQSGTTAQGSMEVSQSMEKINDLLVSLHESGGTLTRSF
- the nfat5 gene encoding nuclear factor of activated T-cells 5 isoform X1; its protein translation is MPSDFISLFNGDLDLNSPGSLYSKESVYDLLASELKLPPSTEQSPEVMSQKSDGEAGPLPSAPLASDALSSSLTTEGPRSAFPTSSSTTMHSSTSSSDQNAAHSRNVDSEDSRSSRVVPEIVGVVGGSGKSSNGDPAGGRGAASQDGQPHHQLTPSKRRTILNISPPPQDLFDDSHMSCQDAPAPLDSEQSNSIWMEDSISNFSIMSTSSYNDNTEVPRKARKRTPRQKPGPKAVRTVDASMDVFDADSAKAPHFVLSQLGPESKTSTKTSSDDSQTTNQKGGTLTMQFPSKCEGKELKILVQPETQHRARYLTEGSRGSVKDRTQQGFPTVKLEGVSEPVVLQVFVGNDTGRVKPHGFYQACRVTGRNTTACKEVDIDGTTVIEVTVDPSTNMTLAVDCVGILKLRNADVEARIGVAGSKKKSTRARLVFRVNIPRSDGSVLTLQTPSSPILCTQPAGLPEILKKSLHTGSVRGGEEVFIIGKNFLKDTKVIFQENVSDEKSWKSEAEIDMELFHQNHLIVKVPPYQNLAISSPVCVGIYVVTNAGRSHDVQPFTYTPDPDNLAVQNEIPVKKENPSPVKTCSYEEQLKAVDSALMPSMLPLVKREDVTPMEVTNNLQASGVFKNGDLRSPQPTQDVATAHLNKSLVFSNSLPQPAGDPDETQAAAFTNVDPLSTIQNQNIAPSSSFPLPAESLLPQGSQQFLLESRDGLMRERSGSASGGVGRLCVEPAPPPPQPQLQLYPPDEVAQLEEAVRQLKAKGYCNLPIQADNSIAKQQQQQIQHQQQIQNQQIQQQQQQQIQQQQQHIQHQQQIQTQQIQQQQQQQIQQQQQQQQVLENLQQQLFQSQIQMQCGMFQDAAQAENADLQGSPSGVVTNQTSLYPSDQQQQQQNQQQQAALFQQANDLCSMQTGFLQQTATHPSPTMFHNPSPLAETQDPQSSMYQKASQEQVQAALFQSTMTVLQSQEQQQSPTGLFLPQTPLSTQLTTGGSQQQQQQQQQQQQQQQLAFLNALQSSSPEPQSVFQTQAQISPMQQRSPMEQQQSPQPPPLTQPPQQPAMFQSISPHSSPNTLSPGQQQQQQAGLMFCNNNLSTQPQAPNLIFTSPGQMPPLTTSSLVSQESQSPSQLFSQDNMVGVNQQNQPEPMALGNPTNSPQQVMFQEQQPMQLGSTPNNHSEQPVSLFIPPSNMPPMQGGMAVPELTQSAMFASQNGVGNLPTTTSSPVQQPGSLFQHAVSGSISQPSQPQQPGLFIFGMQNGCGQLMNSPGNTVSDQIIAISQSGQNQQESEAHIQSLLSQSLSQSGTTAQGSMEVSQSMEKINDLLVSLHESGGTLTRSF
- the nfat5 gene encoding nuclear factor of activated T-cells 5 isoform X3, with translation MPSDFISLFNGDLDLNSPGSLYSKDALSSSLTTEGPRSAFPTSSSTTMHSSTSSSDQNAAHSRNVDSEDSRSSRVVPEIVGVVGGSGKSSNGDPAGGRGAASQDGQPHHQLTPSKRRTILNISPPPQDLFDDSHMSCQDAPAPLDSEQSNSIWMEDSISNFSIMSTSSYNDNTEVPRKARKRTPRQKPGPKAVRTVDASMDVFDADSAKAPHFVLSQLGPESKTSTKTSSDDSQTTNQKGGTLTMQFPSKCEGKELKILVQPETQHRARYLTEGSRGSVKDRTQQGFPTVKLEGVSEPVVLQVFVGNDTGRVKPHGFYQACRVTGRNTTACKEVDIDGTTVIEVTVDPSTNMTLAVDCVGILKLRNADVEARIGVAGSKKKSTRARLVFRVNIPRSDGSVLTLQTPSSPILCTQPAGLPEILKKSLHTGSVRGGEEVFIIGKNFLKDTKVIFQENVSDEKSWKSEAEIDMELFHQNHLIVKVPPYQNLAISSPVCVGIYVVTNAGRSHDVQPFTYTPDPDNLAVQNEIPVKKENPSPVKTCSYEEQLKAVDSALMPSMLPLVKREDVTPMEVTNNLQASGVFKNGDLRSPQPTQDVATAHLNKSLVFSNSLPQPAGDPDETQAAAFTNVDPLSTIQNQNIAPSSSFPLPAESLLPQGSQQFLLESRDGLMRERSGSASGGVGRLCVEPAPPPPQPQLQLYPPDEVAQLEEAVRQLKAKGYCNLPIQADNSIAKQQQQQIQHQQQIQNQQIQQQQQQQIQQQQQHIQHQQQIQTQQIQQQQQQQIQQQQQQQQVLENLQQQLFQSQIQMQCGMFQDAAQAENADLQGSPSGVVTNQTSLYPSDQQQQQQNQQQQAALFQQANDLCSMQTGFLQQTATHPSPTMFHNPSPLAETQDPQSSMYQKASQEQVQAALFQSTMTVLQSQEQQQSPTGLFLPQTPLSTQLTTGGSQQQQQQQQQQQQQQQLAFLNALQSSSPEPQSVFQTQAQISPMQQRSPMEQQQSPQPPPLTQPPQQPAMFQSISPHSSPNTLSPGQQQQQQAGLMFCNNNLSTQPQAPNLIFTSPGQMPPLTTSSLVSQESQSPSQLFSQDNMVGVNQQNQPEPMALGNPTNSPQQVMFQEQQPMQLGSTPNNHSEQPVSLFIPPSNMPPMQGGMAVPELTQSAMFASQNGVGNLPTTTSSPVQQPGSLFQHAVSGSISQPSQPQQPGLFIFGMQNGCGQLMNSPGNTVSDQIIAISQSGQNQQESEAHIQSLLSQSLSQSGTTAQGSMEVSQSMEKINDLLVSLHESGGTLTRSF